GAGTTAAATATCAGGAGGtttaaaagttcattttatttaacaaatacttattgagtccTTACTGTATGCAGGCATTGTTTTAAGTCCTGAGGATAAAAGAGTGAAGAGAACAGATACTATTTCCTGCCTTTATAAACTTAGTGTCTtacataaaatacaaagaataaagaagaggACTAAAAATACATATGGAATGAGTGAATGTGATTCAGGCTAGGGATAATAGAAAGCCAGGAGTCGGGGAGAGAGTGGTTCTGCCTGCACATTTAGATGAAATGATCAGGGAACTGAGAGGTGGCATTTTATGAATGTGCTGAAAGAAGTGAGGAGCACCCATGTAGGTCCTGGAGCAAGGGCATTGTAGACCGGACCAGTGAGGGCCCAGGCCCCGAGGAGGGAGTGCGCTTGTTTTGGGGAGCAGGGAAGGGTAGTGCCTcatatagagggagaaaggaagagcagAGTGTGAGATGGGGTCAGAGAGGAagaggctggggacagggggTGGGCAGGCTGGGTCATGCAGCCACAGTAAGGACCTGTATGTCTGTGGCAAGAGGTGACAGATGTAATATGTAATAGTTTGTTTGCATTGGTCCCCTCTATACAAGTCATTTAACTACtgctatttaattcttttaaggCGTGGATAAACTAAAGATTACTTcttgtggggattttttttttaaatttagaactcAAACTTTGATTTGTgctgaaaagaagagaaatgattaGTGGTTATGTCCATGATGCAGCAGGACCAGTTGTTACCACGCAGAGCAACAGCCCTGGGCTTTCACCACCTACCTTTACAGTTCATCTGCACAGCAGCGCTCCTGGACACGCTTCCCCTTATGCGCATGGCTAACACTTTTTCACTGCCCATGGTAGTAATTGTATCATACCCGAATGGCTCGTTAATAATTGAACTATTATGCCAACCTATTTTTAAacgttagaaaaaagaaagaactcagaaGAGAGAATGATCTCAAAGGAATAAGTATtgaggatttaaaattttttaaagtaaattttaatgattaaaaaaaaacccggTAATACTTGAAAGcacaaagaaacatttaaattaaagatGGCAATAGGTTATTAACTCTAACCTTAGCAAGAACGTAAGAACTCTGCTTGTTACCAAACATTTTAGTAAGTTTACAGTGACCAAAAAGGATTATTTGGTTCTCCCTGTTTATAATGACTATGAAAAGATACTAGCAGGCAGAAAATTATGCTGTCATTAATTCTgaccacaaacacagaaaaaaaggtATGCTCGTAAGACACTACTTATTTAGCATACAAAATTCCTGTAGAAATCATTGCATTTTCACTTTGCTTACAATTTTCAATCACAAAATATctcagtggaaaaaaaatgtatgagttACAAATCCAGAAGACAACATCTAATTTCATTTTACGTGCACACCAAAATCTTAAATTGAAATACTTTTCAAGCTGTGCCCTCCCACAGGTTAAGTTCCCCTTTTCCAGCGGGTCCCAGGGCTAGCCTAGCTTGGAATGCTGCTGTCCACTCCTAGGTGACCACAGGCACAAGATCTAGCCTCCTTTCTAACCTTCCTTCTCTTTGTACCCTCAACCCCCAGGCTAATCTTACTCTGTCATCTCCTCCATCTGTCTGCtggctctaatttttatttatttatttatttatttatttatttatttatttatttatttttttacagagacagagagtgagtcagagagagggatagacagggacagacagacaggaatggagagagatgagaagcatcaatcattagtttttcattgtgcgttgcaacaccttagttgttcattgattgctttctcatatgtgccttgactgtgggccttcagcagaccgagtaaccccttgctggaaccagcgaccttgggttcaagctggtgggcttttgctcaaaccagatgagcccatgctcaaactggtgacttggggtctcgaacctgggtcctctgcatcccagtccgacgctctatcctctgcgccaccgcctggtcaggcgtgtctGCTGGCTCTAAATTGGCCATTTCCTCCTCTACGACTAAACCCAGGGCGGCCCTCCCTGTCACTAACTCCTCTGTGTTGTTTTTAGTAAtgtctttttactttcatttcgaAATAACTTCAAACTAAAGAAGAGTTGCAGTACCCTTCACCCATACACACCATTGTAAAAACATTTGCCATTCGCTTTATTAGTTTCTCTTCTTCCCAGTGCCTccatttctcccccctctcttatACACAGACACTTTTTTCATAATTTGAGATTTACTTGTAGAAATCATATTCCTTTATCCTCAAGTACTTCAGATTTTTATATATGTTCTCTTACCTAGTTATCAAATTCAGAAACTGTAGCACTGATATAATACTAGTACCTAATACATAGCCCTCATTGAAAATTTTCCAGTTACCCCAATAATATTCTTCATGGcaacctctccccttctcaaccTCCGAGATCGCCTTTAGTCATGTCTCTGTAATCTTCTTTAAACTTTTTCCACCATGACGTCTACGTTTTTTAAGATTACAGGGCAGTTGTTTTGTAAATGTCCCtcaatttgggtttgtctgatgatTACATTCTGGTTATGCCTTTAACGTGGTTAGAACTTTAGCCTTGCATAGGCTATTTTTGACACTATTTTTGCCACCAAGCAAAAGATGAATTTAAAAGTTATCACATCCTTCCAACACACTCCCATTGCTTCAAAAGCAAGGAATCCCACCTACCTGCTAAGAGGTAAACTAGCCCACTTTGAGGCATTAGTGACTGGAGTCTATCCCTGAGTCAATAAACTTGCTAGGCatcactgtattttatttatttatttattattttttaaaattattttttaattttaatttaattttattcattttagagaagagagactaagagagagatagaaatgagagagagagagagagagaaagagagagagagagagagaaagggggaggagcaggaagcatcaactcccatatgtgccttgaccaggcaagcccagggttttgaaccgacgacctcagcatttcaggtcgatgcttgatccactgcgccaccacaggtcaggccgcatcactgtattttaaaagaaaaacttattacctgacatgtggtggcgcagtggataaaaggtcaacctggaacactgaggttgctggtttgaaaccctgggcttgcctggtcaaggcacatatgggagttgatgcttcctgttcctcccccttctctctctctaacaatcaaacaaacaaaacagaacaaaacaaaacagaaagaacttATTGACCCAAAGGATGCAATTTCTTAAAGTCACAAAGACATTTGCTTTTTTACTTGCAGGTGTAGGCTGCTTTTCATATAAGCAACTCTACTACATGTCCCAGAGTAAGAAATGATGCAATTTTATCCACAGTTTCTTTGCAAAAAGCACTCACTGTGAAACATGACAGCAGTAGTCTGCTTGCTATAATGAATGCAATGACTAACTCATTGAAGCTGTTAATCTGTTTTTAGTTTGTCTTAGTTTTCAGGGTGTTTAATTTCACATAGCAAGGCCTTTGTGGACCCATTTCAGAGCAGTTAACTTTTGGATTGCAAAAGTTCTAACGTTTGGGGAGAGAAAGCCCAGTCCAGTCCAGCTTGGTTTAGGTCAGTTGGAGCTCTGTGCGAGCACGGAGCACCCAGGTGAGCCGTGAGCAGTGGTGAGGGAGGGGCTCCTGAATGGCAGGTGAGAGTCACATACAAACCTTCCCGTGTGTCCGAGGTTGGCCCTTTTCTGCTTATGCCCACTAaccaaaacagaaagcaaaataaagagcCAGTTTATTAACAAAACATAGAATTTCTTAATGAGGATTTTAAGTACAGGTTTTATTTAAGCCTGTAATTCTGAATCAAATGTCTGTTCTTATAACAAAAATTTGCTATGAAGTGAGTAAAGGAaatagcttctttttctttttatcttttaatgcgGCAAGGAAGCACAGcaatttttctgtttcccaggCAACGTTCCCCGCAACCTCACATCTTTacattcttgttttctttgtagaagCAGCACAGCAGCAACTTCTGCACATAGTTCTTTGGATGAACAGGTGTGAGACACAGACCATGTATGCAAAACCAAATTTCCTATGTTACAGGCAAGATGAGTGGCACAAACAGGAGGCAGGATTTTATAGAATGGCTAAAGAAATAACCGATGAATGCAATCTGTGAGATGTGTTACTTATATCACATCCTCAGAATACAAAGTTCCTATAGTTGAGTAAACTTACGTCTGTGGAGTCCTAGAATTAGGAGACCATCTATGTAAACTTAATCAGACATTTAAGCCTGAAACCATGTTGAAAGTTTTAGGAGCAATTTATCATTTAAACTAGTATCTATCTGATGATAATGTGACAAAGTGAGATGCTTATCAAGCTAATTTGCACTGGTTGCTTAAAAAGTTAGCATTAAAGTACATTTAGTTATTACAGTTAAAAAGAGTTTTGGGGTTAGGTAATTCAGTTCAcgataactttaaaatattatctacATATAAGCAGACTTCTCATAACTATGTTTTGCTttactctttattatttctttttgttgtagaGAACTGAATGGATctcaaaagttctcatcacaaggaaaaataaatttgtaactatgtatggtgttgaTGTTAACTGGACATATGGTGGTGATCACTTTtgcaataagtaaaaatattgaattattacattatacacctgaaactaatataatgttatatcaaTTGTACCTCaatgaaaatatagtaaatgaataaataaccacTATTTACATGACTTCCAGAGAtgctttaaataaagctttaggttttctataattttttttaaagtttactttgtCAATGCACCTTGCTCTGTAAGTGTTCCAGTAAATACAAAAGGGTGTTATTAATGTCTTTATTCATTATATAATAATcttgatttatttaaatgtttctcaCTCTAATTTTAAAGATGGAACTGATTCTTCTGGCAACTCAGATTGGTTAGGAATGATCAGAGCCACtcattttaggattttatttgcaCAAATATTCTGTGATTATAAAAAGCTGGTGATAAGAACAATGTGGTCATTGCTCCTGTTTTGCAAACTTGAATAACCTATACACCAGCATGGTCACTGCTGACAAGGAGAACAATTTCTAGTCCAtagcacttaaaataattttcaaattcaaTAGTTTTAGCTTGGAAAACAACAAAATTCTTCTTATAGTCTTTTCTGAGGTATTGACTTCCTTTGCGTCAGCAAGTTTggggcttctctcctcttcctgctttCCTCAGAGGAGCTTCCTCTCTGGAATCGTCTTCTTGGGAAATATTGATGTGGAGGAAAACGCCTGTTTGGCCAAAAAATTGGATGAAAATGAAAACGGTGGTTGCACCTTGGAGGGAGGAAAGGTCTGTTTGGAAACCTAATGTGGACTCTGGGTCTCCATGTTGGAAAAAAAGGACACTTGGGTGTCCTTGTGAAGGGCTGGATCGTCGTCACCGGGTTccttgggggaggtggaggggtgagTGTGAAGATCTGGCAGTCTGTAGGGTTGACATTATTTCGTGAGTCTCTGGGAGGAGCAACTACCTTTACCTGCCCTGTGGGGAGAAAAATGCAAGTCAGGAAGCAGGTCTGATAACAAAAGCAGAAAGGAGGTGCTTGAAGAGTAGCAGGGGAGCAAGACCAGAAGGAAGAAATAGAGAGGTCTCAGAGCATGTTTGGAAGGACTGCCAGGGTTCAATGAAATGAAACGTGGATATACCTTATGACCCATGATTGCAGTCTGGggaatttacccaagagaaatgagtgCATATGTTTACAAAAGACTGGTTCAAGAATGTTCATAACAGCCTTATTCATGTTTGCCTAAACTTGGAAACCATGCAAATGTCCATTGGTAGGCGAGTGTACAAATAGACtgtgaaatactattcagcaatgaaaagaattactaaacaacaacatggatgcatCTGATGAATATTATACAAAGATTCCATTTGTATAAAGTTCAAGAACAAACTAAACTGATCTGTagttttaaaaagagtttaaaaatagttAGCTTAAGATTGGTTATTTAGTAGAAAAAGTAACCAGACAACTCTTTAGATCTCAATCTGGGTGGTTGTtacatagatatgtatatatacacacatatacatacatatataataatatacatatgtttatacacatgtgtatatatgtgtaaaaTCAATCTGTAAGAGCAATCTGTatcttttgtgtattttattttaactaaaatacACAATTTTAGTAAATTgtaactgaataaagaaaattagttgaaaaaaaacttattattaataaaataaaaataactgcccCCTCCCTTAAAGGCCATTAATCAAAAAGGCCTGCTTCACCTGCCCCAGCAGTAAAACCATTCTgtaaggaggaaaggagggagcctCTAGATGCAACAGTAGAATGAGCACTGAGGACCAGGATGACATTGGTTTCTGAGAAGAAATTTGAATCAAGCCCAGGTATCAAGGTATTCCCTCTAgctgtattatctcatttaattggcTACGAAAAATAAGCTTCCCTTTATAAAATCATTTCTTCACTTCGTTGGAGATTTACCAACATAGGCCTGGAAAAACTGCTGAGTATGACTGATGGGAAAATGAACTCTCCACAGGAAGCTGGAAGTACTGAGTCACTTAAAAAGAGGTAGATTCCCTGCACCATTAGAATAACTGACTTCAAGTTTCTTGGTTGTATTGGATATGCTTATTGCCTAAATGTGTTCATAGCTTCTTCCAGAGATTCTATTTTACTCTCCACCCCAGGAAGGGCCAGTCTTGGACACCTTTGGCTATGGCTGATTGGACTGCTGTTAGACACTCAACTCATTCAGTGGCTGAACATTGACTAATCAGATTCTCATTTGAGAATTATAACAAAGTGACACCATAAGCGGAAGGTGTAGGGCAGGGGCTGAAGTGTTAAGTTTTGGACAGTTGGATGTTGAGTAAGCAGAGGAACAAGTCTTTCCTTAGAAACTATAAAATGAGGAAGGcctttcaaagagaaaaagagacaagagACTGTGTGGTAACAGAGTGATGATGAAAGTAGCCTAAAATCTTTAATATTCTCCTCAAAGCCCCTTTAAAATTCTCAGTCTTCTTCATTGATTTGAAGAATtctctttaagattttctctatctttctaaGTAGATTACTCAGCTTCATATTTCAGAGAGAAAACTTTGGAGATCTGCCATGAACTTCTTGACTCCTTGACTTTTTAAGACTGGTCAGACTGAGCACTGGCTGCACTTAAGGCTCTTGGATATATCCTTATAATAATCACTCCACCTCcaggtctactttttttttaaaactagctGGAAGGGTATCTGTTCCTTGAAGGAAATACAGACCCATCCCTGCTACTGAGTATTGAAATTCTATGACTAAATGTAGATTAAGACATTGCAAACTACAGAAGATGACTAAATCCTACATTACACATTCCTCCTACACAATTAGATTAGTTCTGAATGTTTGTAACATGAAAACCTTCTGCTGAGGTTTCAGTTGCTATGGGAGAAGCTAGCCTTACTCTTAATGACCATCTTGACATTTTGCTATCAGATCGGGCGTAGCTAGGCCTTGAGCTCTGCCTCTCAGAAAGCTGCATTCCAGTTttacaaaccaaccaaccaaccatccatccatccatccatccatccagccagccagccagccatccagccagccagccagccagccaaccaaCTGACCAACCCTGTGTTCATCACATTTCTTAAAACGCAAGGCTACTCTCCAAATCCTCTAGCTGACAATGGGCTGTTAGAGCCTGCTAAGCAGATTTTCCTAACTCAGGTGTGTCCAGTAGTGTCCAGTGTTCTCTTCTGGGAATTTCTAAGGGCTCAAGATCAAGATACAAGCTTGTCCCCATATACAACCTAAGAATGTGGGCAAAACCACATAAAACAACATTCTTCTGCAGATTAGACACATGGTGACTATTTTAGGTCACTGGTTGGCTAGCACATGCATTTTAAATGTGGGAGCTATAGGATTGATGCAGAAAACTCAGTTTCTTTACAAGGAAGAGGCTGCATATCTGAGTGAGTGGGTTAATGCCATTCATGGTCTTTAACTTTGATTGACTGAGTTAATATTGATCATTAACTCTTTTGTTTATCCATGTTCTGCTCAAGTCCCACTGTCTTCTAAATCTTTAATACTCTCCTCAAAGCCCCTTTAAAATTCTCAGTCTTCTTCATTGATTTGAAGAATtctctttaagattttctctatctttctaaGTAGATTACTCAGCTTCATATTTCAGAGAGAAAACTTTGGAGATCTGCCATGAACTTCTTTGGTTCCTATATCTCTCATTGCAAAGAGAAGTCTGCACACTTCtgactccacccccacccccacctattTAATCCATTGGAATCTGACTCTGCCTTCTTCACACCACAAAAGCTTCTTTGATAAAAGTCATCGGTGGTTATGAGCTTTACAAACTTTGGTTCCAGGTTCTTAGAGCACCGTTTCCTGCTATCTTTGTCTGGCTTTCTTCTTTGCAGATTCCAAGTCTTATTTATTCAGGGAGACCCTACCCTTGAGGCTGTATTAAGCAATATTGCAGAATGCTTCCGTAGTATCTTGTTAGTTCACTTTCATAATACTCATCAGTCATGTGATCAGTCAATCTTCAGAGGTCATATTCCTCCTCCACTGAACTGTCCACTTGACCACTCTATAGAAAACATTCTAGACCTTACCCCCCAGCATAAGGCCTAGAGTAGAATTGATTGAGAGAAATCTGTTTGTATAATTGCAAAAATTATCATGTTCTTACTTCTCAGGGATAATGTGATTGTTAATAAGCAAATAGTTCTCATTATAGAACATACTGACATACCACTGAAAGCACTTAATATCAAAGATGTGAGAGAGCTCTTCTGCAAGCTTATTCAGACCAAAGTAggtcaaatatttaaaagcagattaaaaacattttgagagGCAGAAAAGCATAGTGTTGAAAAGTGTAGGCTCTAGAGTCAGGTTTCCTGAGCTCTACTATTTAATAACTGTGTTACCTAGATAGGCTCCTTAACTTCTCTTGAGTCTTCCTTTTCTTATATgtaagacagagaaaataatacTACCTGTTTCACTGGCTTGTTGTATTATCTGAAATAAGATACCAAGTGCTCAGAGCATTGCTGAGACACAGTATGCATTTAGTAGATGTTAGCCACTGTTACTATTAATCTTGAATGTTATGGAAAGATTCTATTAGCAGGAGCCCCATTTTCTTGATTCTGTCTGGATAGACTTTATACATAAAGTCTGTGCACTATTGATAGTACTATAGGGAATAGATCTTATTACAACAGGACCTCCATGAAGATAGGGCCTATTGACCTTTTGACTTTCTTGGCCACTGTTATGTCCCTAGCACCTAAACTAGTCCCTGGCTTAGAGTAGTGTCCAGTATATAATTGATAAATTGAATGAATTGCCAGGCAGATGTTGAATTTTCTTCTTGATAGATTTTTGTAAAGCCCAGTGAGTATTTAATTTCAATCTTAGAAAATTCATAGtaataacttacatttaaaattagagtaaaatataaaattaagccaAAATATTGCTTAGAGTTTGAATATCAATTCAAATGGGTTTATTATAGTCTAGACATAAAACTCACAGCATAGCAACAactagtactttaaaaaaaagtaaggatgATAAAAcctattttttacatatataattacCTGTAGTCTGTGGTTGTTTGGGCAGACAATGGCTGGGTTGTAGCGTACTATACTGATTCTAAGAGAAGTAAGCTTCATACTTGGTTTATAAGCATGCAGTTCTTCCTTTACAGGGCACAGGGACTGTTACAAAAATTCTCATACACTCTCGGAGTGGAaccagaaagaaatataaatactgtGATTAATTTACCCATAGCTAAACTTGGTTAGATTTTAACTTAGCTAACTGCCACTCAATTCATATTGTAGACTCACGGAATGACTGGCTATCTTGGTCAAATCTCTAAGTTTACAGGTAAATAATTTGGAGCTGAGAAAGTGTCACACAGGCCTATTTGAATTCTGTGCTCTGAGTCTGGCCACTTTTCAGCTGTGTGCAGCTTACTGGGTTAGGGGCTGCGGCAAAGGCAGAGATGATAAGGACGCAGCCTCGCTCGGGAGGTGTTGACCTGCCACGAATCCATGGATCTGCGCTACAGAGCCGAGTGCAGTAAGTGCCTTGGGTGCTGTCCAAATTATTATAAGTGTTCTATGATGTCCGAGAAAGAGACCGATTGCAACTCTAAAATTAGGTGTGTGGAACTGCAATGAACAGAGATGAAACAAGGGGAGGGAGCAGCCACAGCCCACCAGGGCGAGGAGAGAgaacagggtgggggtggggggctgtgtaTAAGTGAGCCCTGAGCTGGAGCCAGGGCGGCTCAGATAGAAGCTACATTTGAAGGACTTAGATGCCAGTCTGGGGGACAGTGGGGAAGCGTGAGTCAAGTTCAGAAATCAAATCTCAAATTTTAATTGGTGTTCTTTTAGGTCTGAATACCCCTCTAATCTCATTATAACTTGTTTAGCTACACATTACAAAGCTTCCTGACGAATGCACTTTCTGGAAAGAAGGTGTCTGGTGGCTAGTTGTGTTTCATGGTGCCTCTTTCAGATTTTACTTTTAGCAAGTTTGGGTGCTTTGTCTTAGGAGTTGGGGCAGGGGTTATTTGTAATCTTGATTTCCCTGCCCTTGATCACCAGAATTCATGCAGAGATTGGGCAAGGTGGTCTCTCCACCAGCTCCAAGGTCCCTGCCCCCTCTGCTCTGTTGTGAGCTGTGGGGGATGGAAGCAGGGAatttgtgggtgtgtgtgtggtgggggggtaGCTTCTGGCTGGGCCCCTGCAAAGTCCCCAGGGGCGTGTGAAAGGGAGGACGATTCAGTTTGACTCCTGGACTTCTACTCCCTGAACGGGATCTAGTTCTGGAGCTAAGGGCATTGTGACGCTAGATCCAGGTCGCCCAGgatggttttcttctcttttccctttctcctcccttccctagtCTTCTGTTTCACTTCCTCAGGGGTTTGTAAACCAATTCTAAGGCTCAGACCATTGGGAAATTtcattgtggagaaaagggaaaagaataggAACAGTAGAGCTGTGAAATCTAAtataattctaaagaaaaaaaaatctatgttcacTGGAGTACCAAAACACAGCTAAATAGATGTGATTAATTAAAGCACTTAACAAACAGAGACTAAACACCCACCGTGTGCAAATTACTGTGCTTCTGGGGATAGGAAAGGGTGGACATT
The sequence above is drawn from the Saccopteryx bilineata isolate mSacBil1 chromosome 5, mSacBil1_pri_phased_curated, whole genome shotgun sequence genome and encodes:
- the ODAPH gene encoding odontogenesis associated phosphoprotein, which encodes MAHRLRFSSWLLVCWALATVAEGQVKVVAPPRDSRNNVNPTDCQIFTLTPPPPPRNPVTTIQPFTRTPKCPFFPTWRPRVHIRFPNRPFLPPRCNHRFHFHPIFWPNRRFPPHQYFPRRRFQRGSSSEESRKRREAPNLLTQRKSIPQKRL